A window of Miscanthus floridulus cultivar M001 chromosome 12, ASM1932011v1, whole genome shotgun sequence genomic DNA:
AATAATAACTATTCAATAGTTTTATAATTTTGGCATTGAAACCACTACTTTGCAACTCAAGTACTCAACAATATACAAATAAACATTTGATAGTTTAAAATTGCACAATGTAGATGAAAATGAACTCGGTGCAGAACAGAAAAAGGTAATCCAAGGTTTGCTTGAACAAAAATGTGATGTTCCAAATTAAATGGCATATATACAGAAAAATGCTCAGAAATTTAGATGCATACCATGACATCAAATTGTTCTGGCTTTGAAACAAGTTGCATAGAGCAGTTGTCAACAATCATTTCATTGTACTGAATACCAGGATACTTTGAAGCAACCTCGCGGCAAGACTCCAAGAACAAACCATCGGCAAGCTTCATAATGTTTGCTTTATGCACTGCAGTGACTTTCTTTCGGTTGTTAAGGTAAGCATACTCGAACGCATATTTGGCAATCCTCTCAGAGCAAAACTTTGTGATCACCTAGGAAATCCATTCAGTAAGAGTAATAATGGAAGAAAAGTTCAGATAAGAACTGAAACGGATCACAAACACTAAATGAGTGGATTCTATTTCAACAACAGTTTCTTGGGCAAAGTCTCAAGGGAACTCACAAAGCATAGGAGAAAATTGCTTAAATGGCTTAACCCAAAGAAAGAAATATAAGACAAGACATGAAAAATGTGGATCATTGAGTAAAGACAGTACCCGCACATTTTATTCACACGTTggcaatatatttatatatatgtgtgtgtgcatCAATAAATGAACACAGTGAATATAACCCAATTCCCTACTGTCCAAACATTCGAACATGATGCTAAGCTGACGACATGTCCTATAGCTGCATCTGCAACCTTTCGAAACATAAAGTGATCATTACAATGATACAAGGTATTGATAAAAAGTAATCTTCTTTCCTAAAGAAATTTTGGTGATCACAAATTCAGATGAAACCAAGTTCGTGCTGATtgagctaataagctaacattaCTACCACTGCAAATAGATCATGGGAGTACTCAAATGGTGGCAAATTATTGATAAAAAACTGTTTGGTCATTTACGTGAAACCATGACCTGCAAAATCTATCGACCAACTTTAATACGCGGAAGTAATAGGTGGCCCCACGAATTTTATAATATATATTGGGAAAATCATATCATAAACATGAAACGCACATAACCGATCCCCCAACCCCAACCGAGACTCCGTCGTACCTTGAGGCTCTCAACGACCCCGGGCACGACCTCGTGCTCGAGCCCCGAGTACTCTCCCTCGGTGTTCTCCCTGATGACGACGATGTCGACAccctggtgcctggtgggcaggCTTGGGAGGTTGGAGCAGTGGACGAGCGATGCGTAGAGGTCGAGCTCCTTGCGCAGCTGCATGTTGAGGGAGGAGACCCCGCCGCCGACGGGCGTGGCGAGGCCGCCCTTGATGCAGACCTTGTTGCGGCGGATGGAGTCGATGACGGCGGGCGGGACCGTGGGCATGTCGCCGTGGACGTCGTAGGTCTCGAAGTAGACGGGCGCGTGCATCGCCTCCATGACCTGCCGCACGGCGCCCGTGACGAGGGGCCCGATGCCGTCGCCCGGGATGAGCGTGACGGCGCGCGGGGCGCCATCCCCGGGCCGGGGCATGTAGGTCACCGTGCGCCGCGCGAGGCCTGGGTGGGGCTGCGGCGCGGGCGGGGAGGACGCGGAGACGAGGCGGCGCAGGAGAGGGGCGGATCGCCGCGCCATGGGTGGGGAGGAAGAGGGGGTCGTCGGGGCCGCGCGGGCAGGCAGGTGCGAATTGCGATCACGGAGGCGGAGGCGGGCGGCCGGGAGGGAAGGAAAAGAGGGAACGAAGTCGCCGGGAATCCGGGAGAGAGGAGAAAGGGAGGGATATTTAACCTTTTACCGTTATAACTGAGGGTCACGTGTTCAGATAGCATTTTTAAATTTGCTCTTACCTATTTACTAAGAAGAGAGAAGAATTTataattttaaattatttttgcATACATGGCAGGACACATAGCTATTTCTTCTTTATCCGTTTCATTCTCATCGCTTAGTAAAGATGCATCCCGACCTACGCGTCTCTCAGTTCCGTCTCCTCCTCCCTTCCAGACGCGAGCAGTAGCTCGACGAGCACGAGGTCTGCGCATCACCCCAGCTAGCAGCGCTGCTCCGATGGCGAACGTAGGCACGAGATCTGCCGCGCGTGGGCTCTGCCGCGAGCGTGGGCTCTACCACGCGTGCGTCCCTATCCTCGGCGTGCCTCCCCCATGGTCGACCGCGCGAGGTCTAGCTCATCCCTTCCCGGTCGCTGCTCCCCCATCCCCAGCGGCGCGTGCGAGGTCCGGCTCCTCCCCTTCTAGCCGCGCGAGCTCCTAGGTCCAGCGAGGTGCCACCATGTTCGCCGTCGGCGGGGGGAGCTGGCTTGCCGGTACCGGCAGCGACCGCGCACGAAGAGACGCGGCGCAGCTCGTCTGTGGCCGGGGATGCGCGTCCTCCACCAGCGAGGAAGCAAAGGAGCACGAGCACGAGGAGGCACGGGGCCGCCATGTtcgtcgccgccgccgatgaaaggttctaatggctagagggggggtgaatagcctaataaaatttctacaacaacacttaacaaaatggttagacaattatgaggcgaagcaagtgttgcgctagcctactcaaatgcaagccacctaccacaattctagtttagatagtgtctattcacacaatagctatgacactaccctatgttagtgtgctctcaaaggctaactaaagagccacaccaactaaacatataagctctcacaactagctacactaaagagcttgtcaactagtttgcggtaaagtaaagagagtgatcaagaaggttataccgccgtgtagataaaagaaccaatcaatcacaaagatgaataacaataaagaccaatcacctcggaatcaatgatgaacacaatgatttttaccgaggttcacttgcttgtcggcaagctagtcctcgatGTGGCggtacactcacttggaggttcacgtggtaattggcttcacacgccaaattctaaatagggtgccgcacaaccaacacaagatgagaatcacacaagccacgagcaatccactagagtaccttttggcgcttcgttggggaaaggtcaagaacccctcacaatcaccacgaccggagccggagataatcaccaccctccgctcaacgatcctcgctgctccaagccgtctaggtggcggcaaccaccaagagtaacaagcgaaatccgcagcgaaacacgaacaccaagtgcctctagatccaatcactcaagcaatgcacttggatcactcccaatctcactatgatgatgaatcaataatggagatgagtgggagggctttggctaagctcacaaggttgctatgtcaatgcaaatggccaagagagtgagcttgagccggctatggggcttaaatagaagcccccacgaaatagagtcgttgtaccccttcactgggtacaacgcggggtgaccggacgctctggtccgatcgaccggacgctggccctcagcgtccggtcacgtgattcacgcgcacgtgtcccctgcttcaaatactgttcgtcagatttcaacggtcgtctgttgaccggacgcgtcagttagaaagtgaccggacgctggaccttagcgtccggtcgtttctagtaaggttccaaacgcgatttttcccgatcggacgcgtccggtcatgcttgaccggacacagccagcgtctggtcacacaatATCTCCTCTATATGCCCTACGTtagcatacgtcagcactgaccggacgcaccctgccagcgtctggtcgctgagtgacttagcgtccggtcatgagaccaaaacgtacgtcctctgctgccactgaccagacgctccggtccaaccgagtccagcgtccggtcactcacagtgacctccatcttttctgtctaggacgtcggtggcaccgtcggactgtccgcactctatgggcgaccactccaccggtggagtttcttacccttgtacccaaacttcaccacccttgatcaaatgtgccaaccaccaagtgtatcaccttgtgcacatgtgttagcatattttcacaaacattttcaaggatgttaacactccactagatcctaaatgcatatgcaatgagttagagcatctagt
This region includes:
- the LOC136496691 gene encoding isocitrate dehydrogenase [NAD] regulatory subunit 1, mitochondrial-like isoform X2 — translated: MARRSAPLLRRLVSASSPPAPQPHPGLARRTVTYMPRPGDGAPRAVTLIPGDGIGPLVTGAVRQVMEAMHAPVYFETYDVHGDMPTVPPAVIDSIRRNKVCIKGGLATPVGGGVSSLNMQLRKELDLYASLVHCSNLPSLPTRHQGVDIVVIRENTEGEYSGLEHEVVPGVVESLKFCSERIAKYAFEYAYLNNRKKVTAVHKANIMKLADGLFLESCREVASKYPGIQYNEMIVDNCSMQLVSKPEQFDVMVTPNLYGNLVANTAAGIVGGTGIMPGGNVGQDYAVFEQGASAGNVGNENIVEQKKANPVALLLSSAMMLRHLQFPSFADRLETAVKRVVAEGTYRTKDLGGSSTTQEVTDAVIASLD
- the LOC136496691 gene encoding isocitrate dehydrogenase [NAD] regulatory subunit 1, mitochondrial-like isoform X1 translates to MARRSAPLLRRLVSASSPPAPQPHPGLARRTVTYMPRPGDGAPRAVTLIPGDGIGPLVTGAVRQVMEAMHAPVYFETYDVHGDMPTVPPAVIDSIRRNKVCIKGGLATPVGGGVSSLNMQLRKELDLYASLVHCSNLPSLPTRHQGVDIVVIRENTEGEYSGLEHEVVPGVVESLKVITKFCSERIAKYAFEYAYLNNRKKVTAVHKANIMKLADGLFLESCREVASKYPGIQYNEMIVDNCSMQLVSKPEQFDVMVTPNLYGNLVANTAAGIVGGTGIMPGGNVGQDYAVFEQGASAGNVGNENIVEQKKANPVALLLSSAMMLRHLQFPSFADRLETAVKRVVAEGTYRTKDLGGSSTTQEVTDAVIASLD